From Amycolatopsis sp. cg9, one genomic window encodes:
- a CDS encoding MerR family transcriptional regulator, with protein MRIGELATRTGVSVRSLRYYEQQGLLASTRSAGGQRTYTEHEVERVGFIQRMFSAGLTSRTIVELLPCVDSPGQDTSVAAEQRMRQERDRLTGHIAELIRTRDSLDKLIDTNLAHRATLAVTP; from the coding sequence GTGCGGATCGGCGAACTGGCCACCCGGACCGGCGTGAGCGTCCGGTCCCTGCGCTACTACGAGCAGCAAGGCCTGCTCGCCAGCACCCGCAGCGCCGGCGGGCAGCGGACCTACACCGAGCACGAGGTCGAGCGCGTCGGGTTCATCCAGCGCATGTTCTCCGCGGGCCTCACCAGCCGCACGATCGTCGAGCTGCTGCCCTGCGTCGACTCCCCCGGCCAGGACACCTCCGTCGCCGCCGAGCAGCGGATGCGGCAGGAACGCGACCGCCTGACCGGCCACATCGCCGAGCTGATCCGCACCCGGGACTCCCTCGACAAGCTCATCGACACCAACCTCGCCCACCGCGCGACCCTCGCGGTGACGCCGTAG
- a CDS encoding alkene reductase: MTSLFDRHEVGGLVLPNRVVMAPMTRVRAAAGGLATPSMATYYAQRATAGLIVTEGVQPSLLGQSNPGTPGLHTGEQVASWRQVTAAVHANGGRLFAQIMHGGRVSHPGTTGLQPVGPSAVPAAGAVFTPAGPRPAPVPRALEPAEVPEQARSYADAARRAVDAGFDGVELHGANGYLISQFLSSNANLRTDRYGGSVANRIRFAVEAAAGTAEAVGGARTGIRLSPGGTFWGVEEADVAELYPALLRELAGLGLAYVHLEATVDEDVLLRLRRAWPGTLVVNPTVPMGPKQTGRAEADHWLGLGADLISFGRAFIANPDLVERLRTGLPLAPVDEATFYEGGDAGYLTYPAYRHTA; the protein is encoded by the coding sequence GTGACATCTCTGTTCGACCGCCACGAAGTCGGCGGCCTGGTCCTGCCCAACCGGGTGGTGATGGCCCCGATGACGCGGGTCCGCGCCGCCGCGGGCGGGCTCGCGACGCCGTCGATGGCGACCTACTACGCCCAGCGCGCGACGGCCGGGCTGATCGTGACCGAGGGGGTGCAGCCGAGCCTGCTCGGGCAGTCGAACCCCGGGACGCCCGGGCTGCACACCGGCGAGCAGGTCGCCTCCTGGCGCCAGGTGACGGCGGCGGTGCACGCCAACGGCGGCCGGCTCTTCGCGCAGATCATGCACGGCGGGCGGGTTTCCCACCCCGGCACCACCGGGCTCCAGCCGGTCGGCCCGTCGGCGGTGCCCGCGGCCGGTGCCGTCTTCACCCCCGCCGGACCCCGGCCGGCGCCGGTGCCGCGGGCGCTGGAACCGGCGGAGGTGCCCGAGCAAGCGCGGTCCTACGCCGACGCGGCCCGCCGGGCCGTCGACGCCGGCTTCGACGGGGTGGAGCTCCACGGCGCCAACGGGTACCTGATCTCGCAGTTCCTGTCGTCGAACGCGAACCTGCGCACCGATCGCTACGGCGGCTCGGTCGCCAACCGGATCCGGTTCGCCGTCGAGGCGGCCGCCGGCACCGCGGAGGCCGTCGGCGGTGCCCGGACCGGCATCCGGCTTTCCCCGGGCGGCACGTTCTGGGGCGTCGAGGAGGCCGACGTCGCCGAGCTGTACCCCGCGCTGCTGCGCGAGCTGGCCGGCCTCGGGCTCGCCTACGTCCACCTCGAGGCCACTGTGGACGAAGACGTCCTGCTGCGGCTGCGGCGGGCCTGGCCGGGCACCCTCGTCGTCAACCCCACGGTCCCGATGGGACCGAAGCAGACCGGGCGCGCCGAGGCCGATCACTGGCTCGGGCTCGGCGCGGACCTCATCAGCTTCGGCCGCGCGTTCATCGCCAACCCCGACCTGGTCGAGCGGCTGCGCACCGGGCTCCCGCTCGCGCCGGTCGACGAAGCGACGTTCTACGAAGGCGGCGACGCGGGCTACCTGACCTACCCGGCGTACCGGCACACGGCGTGA
- a CDS encoding DUF2867 domain-containing protein, which yields MTSPRRTGPPRCTVLGATGFVGRALVADLVAAGHPVRVLSRSAEHRFPDQVEVTLGNAADPRALETAVGGADVVFHLVHSLARTDFTEQDRVIAERLAAAAASARAGRIVYLGGPRPVAATSPHLASRSEVADVLLGGEVPAIALQASMILGPGSAGVELLSRTARLPIRPRPRWTARRSRPVALADVRHYLRAAVESAPLRGRFDVSGPETISYHDLVRRCARVLRRPAALALPAPLWSHGIAARVAGVASPVPPAVAAGLFASLEHDLLPADVPVETVLPAPPGGATSLDNALRAALGVPLPGAPPGRSYQEENTASSAATPERLWRAITALGGESGRFPPGPAWALRGLLDQVLGGAGLYRGRPDHPGTGDVIDFWTVRHRDDARRELVLTADMRLPGVAELTLLAEPAGSASLLRQRVRFTPAGRLGDAYWHLQKPAHDLVFGWLARSIARAAEG from the coding sequence ATGACATCCCCGCGACGCACCGGCCCACCGCGCTGCACGGTACTGGGAGCGACCGGCTTCGTCGGCCGGGCGCTCGTCGCCGACCTGGTCGCCGCCGGGCACCCGGTGCGCGTGCTCTCCCGCTCCGCCGAGCACCGCTTCCCCGACCAAGTCGAGGTGACGCTCGGGAACGCCGCGGATCCGCGCGCGCTCGAGACCGCGGTCGGCGGTGCGGACGTGGTCTTCCACCTCGTGCACTCGCTGGCCCGGACCGACTTCACCGAGCAGGACCGCGTCATCGCCGAACGCCTCGCCGCCGCGGCCGCCTCGGCTCGGGCCGGGCGGATCGTCTACCTCGGCGGGCCACGGCCGGTGGCCGCGACGTCGCCGCACCTGGCGTCGCGCTCGGAAGTGGCCGACGTCCTGCTCGGCGGCGAAGTCCCGGCGATCGCCTTGCAGGCCTCGATGATCCTCGGCCCGGGATCGGCCGGGGTCGAACTGCTGTCCCGGACCGCGCGGCTGCCGATCCGGCCGCGGCCGCGGTGGACCGCCCGGCGGAGCCGCCCGGTCGCGCTCGCCGACGTCCGGCACTACCTCCGGGCCGCCGTCGAGTCCGCGCCGCTGCGAGGCCGGTTCGACGTCAGCGGCCCGGAGACGATCAGCTACCACGACTTGGTTCGCCGGTGCGCCCGCGTGCTGCGCAGGCCCGCCGCCCTCGCGCTGCCGGCACCGTTGTGGTCGCACGGGATCGCCGCCCGCGTCGCCGGGGTGGCCTCGCCCGTTCCCCCCGCCGTCGCGGCCGGCTTGTTCGCGTCGCTCGAGCACGACCTGCTCCCGGCCGACGTCCCGGTGGAGACCGTCCTGCCCGCCCCGCCCGGCGGCGCCACCAGCCTCGACAACGCCTTGCGGGCGGCACTCGGAGTTCCGCTGCCGGGCGCGCCGCCGGGGCGGTCGTACCAGGAGGAGAACACCGCGAGCTCGGCCGCCACCCCGGAGCGGCTGTGGCGGGCGATCACCGCGCTGGGCGGGGAAAGCGGCCGCTTCCCGCCCGGCCCCGCGTGGGCCCTGCGCGGCCTGCTCGACCAGGTCCTCGGCGGTGCGGGGCTCTACCGCGGGCGCCCGGACCACCCGGGGACCGGGGACGTCATCGACTTCTGGACCGTCCGGCACCGGGACGACGCCCGCCGTGAGCTCGTGCTGACCGCCGACATGCGCCTGCCCGGCGTCGCCGAGCTGACCTTGCTCGCGGAACCGGCCGGCTCCGCGAGCCTGCTGCGGCAGCGGGTGCGGTTCACCCCCGCCGGCCGCCTCGGCGACGCCTACTGGCACCTGCAGAAACCGGCGCACGACCTGGTGTTCGGGTGGCTCGCCCGGTCGATCGCCCGCGCCGCCGAGGGGTGA
- a CDS encoding glycosyltransferase family 4 protein, protein MIVQDTRSTVTADPLAVLRTFTPGADPVRVGAVRRALHPDFAGPALVEYAGDPPSGADPDGAVARLRALTRGAGAPGAGEVLAATPETGDAALDDLAGSVALDLFADAVAVHGAAAAAEAIAGAFAGASPRRGALLLDLAERHGLHCLPVGAVAGAPADRGYRHAAWRYLSQLGDSPEAAGILAAAHAGAADPFDHALSAVCLARQSGQGFESPLWTIPAADRGGLTVAQSMLLGSFDQPGAGASGGLTVLLRHLGSALSRHDGIARVVTLTLAGQDLLRDRAALIDADDHGHVVLRLPVDSPGAPAQTALSRHRSAIGFLARHLLWLADCLPDVVHVRYSDDGSAAVADAARAMGARTVFTLTADPHRALAERYRPGLAVDRGAARFDLHRMYVADRLVAAADVLIGLPGRPAGELAAYFPRLRERPEPESLAEGIPMLSPVAAADARQEQLIASLFEPGSGLPRLVPEARGLPIMLSVGRLHPVKHQDLLVEAWLTRDLYRHTALVLVGGDPAHPTADESRILTRILDLASRYPAAAGRLAVLAAVSNEDVRSLEHGLAHWLPAPTPHLYVCPSRKEEFGIAVLEAMDAGLVVLGPRRGGLGHYIDHGRNGLLADTATLAAFGDALTTFVRGVAGDPARARAMAAAGRATVTRRFGIHEVASRFAAVYQRTAATSARPATANLLDAATRPGPR, encoded by the coding sequence GTGATCGTTCAGGACACCCGGAGCACCGTCACCGCCGACCCGTTGGCGGTCCTTCGCACGTTCACGCCCGGGGCCGACCCGGTCCGGGTCGGCGCGGTCCGCCGTGCCCTCCACCCGGACTTCGCCGGGCCCGCGCTGGTCGAGTACGCCGGCGACCCGCCGAGCGGGGCCGATCCCGACGGCGCGGTGGCCCGGCTGCGCGCCCTCACCCGCGGAGCCGGTGCGCCCGGCGCCGGCGAGGTCCTCGCCGCGACCCCGGAAACCGGCGACGCCGCCCTCGACGACCTGGCCGGCTCCGTCGCCCTCGACCTGTTCGCCGACGCGGTCGCCGTGCACGGCGCGGCCGCCGCGGCCGAGGCGATCGCCGGCGCGTTCGCCGGTGCGTCACCCCGGCGCGGCGCGCTCCTGCTGGACCTGGCGGAACGGCACGGGCTTCACTGCCTGCCGGTCGGCGCGGTGGCCGGCGCTCCGGCCGATCGCGGGTACCGGCACGCCGCGTGGCGCTACCTCTCCCAGCTCGGCGACTCGCCGGAGGCGGCCGGAATCCTGGCCGCCGCGCACGCCGGGGCCGCGGATCCCTTCGACCACGCCCTTTCCGCGGTGTGCCTCGCCCGGCAGTCCGGCCAGGGCTTCGAAAGTCCGTTGTGGACGATCCCGGCGGCGGACCGGGGCGGGCTGACGGTGGCGCAGTCGATGCTGCTGGGCAGCTTCGACCAGCCCGGTGCCGGCGCCAGCGGCGGCCTCACGGTGCTGCTGCGGCACCTCGGCTCGGCGTTGTCCCGCCACGACGGCATCGCGCGGGTCGTGACGCTGACCCTCGCCGGGCAGGACCTGCTGCGCGACCGGGCCGCGCTGATCGACGCCGACGACCACGGGCACGTGGTGCTGCGGCTGCCCGTCGACTCCCCCGGGGCACCGGCACAGACCGCACTGTCCCGGCACCGCTCCGCGATCGGGTTCCTCGCCCGGCACCTGCTGTGGCTCGCGGACTGCCTCCCCGACGTCGTCCACGTGCGCTACTCCGACGACGGTTCGGCCGCGGTCGCCGACGCCGCCCGGGCGATGGGCGCGCGGACCGTGTTCACCCTCACCGCGGACCCGCACCGCGCGCTGGCCGAGCGGTACCGGCCCGGCCTCGCGGTGGACCGCGGGGCGGCGCGGTTCGACCTGCACCGGATGTACGTGGCCGACCGGCTGGTGGCGGCCGCCGACGTCCTGATCGGACTGCCCGGCCGGCCGGCCGGGGAACTCGCCGCGTACTTCCCCCGGCTGCGGGAGCGCCCGGAGCCGGAGTCACTGGCCGAGGGCATCCCGATGCTCTCACCCGTGGCCGCGGCCGACGCCCGCCAGGAGCAGCTGATCGCGTCCTTGTTCGAGCCCGGTTCCGGGCTGCCCCGGCTCGTCCCCGAAGCCCGCGGCCTGCCGATCATGCTGTCCGTGGGCCGGTTGCACCCGGTCAAGCACCAGGATCTGCTCGTCGAAGCGTGGCTGACCCGCGACCTGTACCGGCACACCGCGCTCGTGCTCGTCGGCGGCGACCCCGCGCACCCGACCGCCGACGAATCCCGGATCCTCACCCGTATCCTGGACCTGGCGAGCCGCTACCCGGCCGCGGCGGGGCGCCTGGCGGTGCTCGCCGCCGTGAGCAACGAGGACGTCCGCTCGCTGGAGCACGGCCTGGCCCACTGGCTGCCCGCGCCGACCCCGCACCTCTACGTCTGCCCCAGCCGCAAGGAGGAGTTCGGCATCGCCGTCCTCGAAGCCATGGACGCCGGGCTGGTCGTGCTCGGCCCCCGCCGCGGCGGCCTCGGCCACTACATCGACCACGGCCGCAACGGCCTGCTCGCCGACACCGCCACCCTCGCCGCATTCGGCGACGCGCTCACGACGTTCGTCCGCGGCGTGGCCGGCGACCCGGCCCGCGCCCGGGCGATGGCGGCCGCCGGCCGGGCCACCGTCACGCGACGCTTCGGCATCCACGAGGTCGCGAGCCGCTTCGCCGCCGTCTACCAGCGCACCGCCGCCACCAGCGCACGACCGGCGACCGCGAACCTGCTCGACGCCGCCACCCGACCAGGACCCCGATGA
- a CDS encoding glycosyltransferase, which translates to MTAARIVVVSPPFASHARPLATVGAALAAAGADVTFACAPAFAGLAAEHGLPFAALAFGDNANTGIAERTRQEADGVRRLAEFLDATRAGAVPALLAQAGHRRADLLPDPGGVLGSVRALDERLRPDWYLVDQLAYAVTLAVYALGRRWAAFCPGHPSYVLAGTGRFFGLPPYWPDPIRPTDGELGRLRAAAEENDRAFTGLFARFLADHAPDRQVPRSAFGLTSPEAVLFNYPELPWLPDLPAGPARIFAGHCSDVGTAVLPADWAERADALTGGGRRRLVLVSFGTFLSARDDVVRTVVRGLLDVRGVSVLVAAGDRAAGLRAEFDGEPGVHVADQVPQRALLPRSAAVVHHGGNNSFTECLAAGVPAVALPFSSDQFAVAHDLERIPAGRVLDPHGVTLGAVTAAVTEVLAAARGHGEAGRRLLAGRGPRPAALELLSAMRSLPAVDAEAMRS; encoded by the coding sequence ATGACGGCAGCGCGGATCGTGGTGGTGAGCCCGCCGTTCGCTTCGCACGCGCGTCCACTCGCGACGGTGGGGGCGGCACTCGCGGCCGCCGGCGCCGACGTGACTTTCGCCTGTGCGCCGGCCTTCGCGGGCCTGGCCGCCGAGCACGGACTGCCGTTCGCGGCGCTGGCGTTCGGCGACAACGCGAACACGGGCATCGCCGAACGCACCCGCCAGGAAGCCGACGGCGTGCGGCGGCTGGCCGAGTTCCTCGACGCCACCCGCGCCGGCGCGGTGCCCGCCCTGCTGGCCCAGGCCGGGCACCGGCGGGCCGACCTGCTGCCCGACCCCGGCGGCGTGCTCGGCTCGGTCCGGGCCCTCGACGAGCGGCTGCGCCCGGACTGGTACCTGGTCGACCAGCTGGCCTACGCCGTCACGCTCGCGGTGTACGCCCTCGGCCGCCGCTGGGCCGCCTTCTGCCCCGGCCACCCCAGCTACGTCCTGGCAGGGACCGGCCGCTTCTTCGGGCTGCCGCCGTACTGGCCGGACCCGATCCGGCCCACCGACGGCGAACTGGGCCGGTTGCGCGCCGCGGCCGAGGAGAACGACCGGGCGTTCACCGGGCTGTTCGCCCGGTTTCTCGCCGATCACGCCCCGGACCGGCAGGTGCCGCGAAGCGCTTTCGGGCTGACTTCGCCGGAGGCGGTGCTGTTCAACTACCCCGAACTGCCCTGGTTGCCGGACCTCCCGGCCGGTCCCGCCCGGATCTTCGCCGGGCACTGCAGCGACGTCGGGACGGCGGTGCTGCCTGCCGACTGGGCCGAGCGAGCCGACGCGCTGACCGGGGGCGGGCGGCGACGGCTCGTGCTCGTGTCGTTCGGGACGTTCCTGTCCGCCCGGGACGACGTCGTGCGCACGGTGGTCCGCGGGCTGCTCGACGTGCGCGGCGTGTCGGTGCTGGTGGCCGCCGGTGACCGCGCGGCCGGTCTCCGTGCGGAGTTCGACGGCGAGCCGGGGGTCCACGTCGCCGACCAGGTGCCCCAGCGAGCTCTGCTTCCGCGCTCGGCCGCCGTCGTGCACCACGGCGGCAACAACTCCTTCACCGAGTGCCTGGCCGCGGGCGTGCCCGCGGTGGCCCTGCCGTTCTCCAGCGACCAGTTCGCCGTGGCCCACGACCTCGAACGGATTCCGGCCGGCCGGGTGCTCGATCCCCACGGCGTCACCCTCGGCGCGGTGACCGCGGCCGTGACCGAAGTGCTCGCGGCAGCTCGTGGGCACGGCGAAGCCGGGCGCCGGCTGCTCGCCGGACGCGGACCGCGACCGGCGGCGCTCGAACTGCTGTCGGCCATGCGCAGCCTTCCGGCAGTCGATGCAGAAGCGATGCGAAGCTGA
- a CDS encoding MerR family transcriptional regulator, which yields MSSAAGARSLSSSEVARTLGVSQVTLRTWEQRYGIGASERAENGRRRFTPEDVGRLRRMRALQAQGTGAREAARLVLDRSAAEVTAGQRRQRLAEAAESLDLATMGGLVDDALGSLGVAKAWTEVVGPVLRAIGERWARHGDRTAMAAEWALASAASAAVDRYDTPAPAGRAPILFVCGPAERHDLPVKMLSAALNDDGAPAMFLGGLVPLDVLRVVAARFEPGEVVVWSMTAQSADVRILRALHAEGVPVRPAGPGWRGLPTVGEPLPPSFTGALAAFSA from the coding sequence ATGAGCAGTGCCGCCGGGGCGCGGTCCCTCAGTTCGAGTGAGGTGGCGCGGACGCTGGGCGTGTCGCAGGTGACGCTGCGCACCTGGGAGCAGCGATACGGGATCGGTGCATCGGAGCGCGCGGAGAACGGCCGGCGGCGGTTCACCCCCGAGGACGTCGGACGGCTGCGCCGGATGCGGGCGCTCCAGGCCCAGGGGACCGGCGCGCGCGAGGCCGCCCGGCTGGTGCTGGACCGGTCGGCCGCCGAGGTGACCGCCGGGCAGCGCCGGCAACGGCTCGCCGAGGCCGCGGAGTCGCTCGACCTGGCCACCATGGGCGGTTTGGTCGACGACGCGCTCGGCAGCCTGGGCGTGGCGAAGGCGTGGACCGAGGTCGTCGGGCCCGTGCTGCGAGCCATCGGGGAACGGTGGGCGAGGCACGGCGACCGCACCGCGATGGCCGCGGAGTGGGCGCTGGCCAGTGCGGCCTCCGCGGCGGTGGACCGGTACGACACGCCCGCCCCGGCCGGCCGGGCGCCGATCCTCTTCGTCTGCGGCCCGGCGGAGCGCCACGACCTGCCGGTCAAGATGCTCAGCGCCGCGCTGAACGACGACGGCGCACCGGCGATGTTCCTGGGCGGCCTGGTCCCGCTCGACGTCCTGCGCGTGGTCGCCGCCCGGTTCGAGCCGGGCGAAGTCGTGGTGTGGTCGATGACCGCGCAGTCGGCGGACGTGCGGATCCTGCGCGCCCTGCACGCGGAAGGGGTGCCGGTGCGCCCGGCCGGCCCCGGCTGGCGCGGGCTGCCGACGGTGGGCGAACCGCTCCCGCCGTCATTCACCGGGGCCCTCGCCGCCTTCTCCGCGTGA
- a CDS encoding DUF3099 domain-containing protein, with the protein MSRPVLITSAAPSADDQLARRRRKYVVMMGCRIPCLVLAGLTAHVWWLALAFLAISVPLPWAAVLIANDVPARRKEPAARTLARPALSRGEGGEGPGE; encoded by the coding sequence GTGAGCCGGCCGGTCCTCATCACCTCGGCCGCGCCGTCGGCCGACGACCAGCTCGCCCGGCGGCGCCGCAAGTACGTGGTGATGATGGGCTGCCGGATCCCCTGCCTGGTCCTCGCCGGGCTCACCGCGCACGTCTGGTGGCTGGCCCTGGCTTTCCTGGCGATCTCCGTTCCCCTGCCGTGGGCCGCCGTGCTCATCGCCAACGACGTCCCGGCGCGCCGGAAGGAGCCCGCCGCCCGCACCCTCGCGCGGCCGGCGCTCTCACGCGGAGAAGGCGGCGAGGGCCCCGGTGAATGA
- a CDS encoding cytochrome bc complex cytochrome b subunit, producing the protein MSSLTTPTKGSSAVERHVGEAADNADQRYHAAKGLRHQMNKVFPTHWSFLLGEIALYSFIILLLTGVYLTLFFDPSMQEVVYQGSFKNMQGLEMSQAFRTTLDISFDVRGGLFMRQLHHWAALIFVASMAVHMLRIFFTGAFRRPREANWVIGGLLLILGCFEGFFGYSLPDDLLSGTGIRATLSGIVLSVPVMGTWIHWALFGGEFPGDQIIPRLYTLHILLLPGIMLALVGAHLALVWYQKHTQFPGVRRKETNVVGVRIMPYFALKGGAFFTLVVGVLALMSGLFQINPVWNFGPYNPSQVSAGSQPDWYMGWADGLLRVWPPWELYLGDHTVPPVFFAGAIGIAVLVTLLLSYPFLERKLSGDTAHHNLLQRPRDVPVRTSIGAMAIAFFLVLTLSSFNDIFAVQFDLSLNATTWAGRIGLLVAPPLAYFLTYRLCVGLQRADREVLDHGIETGIIKRLPHGEFIEIHQPLAAVPLEYQGAPVPKKMNKLGSAGHAVPGSLLTPDPPEETRALDQGRR; encoded by the coding sequence ATGAGTTCACTCACCACGCCGACCAAGGGGTCGAGTGCCGTGGAGCGGCACGTGGGGGAGGCCGCGGACAACGCGGACCAGCGGTACCACGCGGCCAAGGGGCTGCGGCACCAGATGAACAAGGTGTTCCCGACGCACTGGTCGTTCCTGCTCGGGGAGATCGCGCTCTACAGCTTCATCATCCTGCTGCTGACCGGGGTGTACCTGACGCTGTTCTTCGACCCCTCGATGCAGGAGGTCGTGTACCAGGGCAGTTTCAAGAACATGCAGGGCCTGGAGATGTCGCAGGCGTTCCGCACGACGCTGGACATTTCCTTCGACGTGCGCGGCGGGCTGTTCATGCGGCAGCTGCACCACTGGGCGGCGCTGATCTTCGTGGCGTCGATGGCCGTGCACATGCTGCGGATCTTCTTCACGGGTGCGTTCCGGCGCCCGCGTGAGGCGAACTGGGTGATCGGCGGGCTGCTGCTGATCCTGGGCTGCTTCGAAGGCTTCTTCGGGTATTCGCTGCCGGACGACCTGCTCTCGGGTACCGGTATCCGGGCGACGCTGTCGGGGATCGTGCTGTCGGTGCCGGTGATGGGCACCTGGATCCACTGGGCGCTCTTCGGTGGGGAGTTCCCGGGCGATCAGATCATCCCGCGGTTGTACACGCTGCACATCCTGCTGCTGCCGGGCATCATGCTGGCGTTGGTGGGGGCGCACCTGGCGTTGGTGTGGTACCAGAAGCACACCCAGTTCCCGGGGGTGCGGCGCAAGGAGACCAACGTCGTCGGGGTGCGGATCATGCCGTACTTCGCGTTGAAGGGCGGGGCGTTCTTCACGCTGGTCGTGGGTGTGCTGGCGTTGATGTCGGGGTTGTTCCAGATCAACCCGGTGTGGAACTTCGGCCCGTACAATCCTTCCCAGGTCTCCGCCGGGTCCCAGCCGGACTGGTACATGGGCTGGGCCGACGGGCTGCTGCGCGTGTGGCCGCCGTGGGAGCTCTACCTGGGCGACCACACCGTGCCCCCGGTCTTCTTCGCGGGCGCCATCGGCATCGCCGTCCTCGTCACGCTGCTGCTGAGCTACCCGTTCCTGGAACGGAAACTCTCCGGCGACACCGCGCACCACAACCTCCTGCAACGGCCGCGGGACGTCCCGGTGCGCACCTCCATCGGGGCGATGGCGATCGCGTTCTTCCTCGTGCTCACCCTGTCCAGCTTCAACGACATCTTCGCCGTGCAGTTCGACCTGTCGCTGAACGCGACGACCTGGGCCGGGCGGATCGGGCTGCTGGTCGCCCCGCCGCTGGCCTACTTCCTCACCTACCGGCTCTGCGTCGGCCTGCAGCGGGCCGACCGCGAGGTCCTCGACCACGGCATCGAAACCGGCATCATCAAACGGCTGCCGCACGGTGAGTTCATCGAGATCCACCAGCCGCTCGCCGCGGTGCCGCTCGAGTACCAGGGCGCGCCGGTGCCGAAGAAGATGAACAAGCTCGGCTCCGCGGGCCACGCCGTCCCCGGCTCGCTGCTGACCCCGGACCCGCCGGAGGAAACCCGGGCACTGGACCAGGGGCGGCGATGA
- a CDS encoding TIGR01777 family oxidoreductase translates to MVAEFSGVVSAPLAEVFAWHSLPGAFTRLAPPWQPIRIGTEAGSLRDGTAELVLPGGLKWVAAHEPAGYRPPHQFVDRLATPVLSAVLPWRHTHRFEADGPGRTVLTDRVETPVPAAALRSMFAYRYRQLAADLAAQRRYWHEPLTVAVTGASGLVGTALTALLTTGGHRVIRLVRRSARTPDERTWRPEEPDADLLAGVDAVVHLAGASVAGRFDERHRRAVRDSRIGPTRKLAELAARTADGPGVFVSASAVGFYGPDRGDEVLTEDSERGAGFLADVVEEWETAAEPAAAAGIRQVRVRTGLVLSPRGGVLRVQRPLFAAGLGGPLGSGTQWMPWIGLDDLADIYLRAVTDRALSGVVNAVAPEPVRNNEYTRTLAQVLRRPAVLTVPPIGPRLLLGRAGARELAFADQRVLPGRLLGAGHEFRHSRLRDVLAHLLGATTGADAKPVVEARK, encoded by the coding sequence GTGGTCGCGGAGTTCTCGGGCGTCGTCTCCGCCCCCTTGGCCGAGGTGTTCGCCTGGCACAGCCTGCCCGGCGCGTTCACGCGGCTCGCCCCGCCGTGGCAACCGATCCGGATCGGGACGGAGGCGGGTTCCCTGCGCGACGGGACGGCCGAGCTGGTCCTGCCCGGCGGGCTGAAGTGGGTCGCGGCGCACGAGCCCGCCGGCTACCGGCCGCCGCACCAGTTCGTCGACCGGCTGGCCACGCCGGTGCTCTCCGCCGTGCTGCCGTGGCGCCACACCCACCGGTTCGAAGCCGACGGCCCCGGCCGCACCGTGCTCACCGACCGCGTGGAGACGCCGGTGCCGGCGGCGGCGCTGCGCTCGATGTTCGCCTACCGGTACCGCCAGCTGGCCGCCGACCTCGCCGCGCAGCGGAGGTACTGGCACGAGCCGCTGACCGTCGCGGTCACCGGGGCGAGCGGGCTCGTGGGCACCGCGCTGACGGCGCTGCTCACCACCGGCGGGCACCGGGTGATCCGCCTGGTGCGGCGGAGCGCGCGCACCCCGGACGAACGGACGTGGCGGCCCGAAGAACCGGACGCGGACCTGCTCGCCGGCGTCGACGCGGTGGTGCACCTGGCCGGGGCTTCGGTGGCCGGGCGGTTCGACGAGCGCCACCGGCGGGCCGTGCGGGACAGCCGGATCGGCCCGACCCGGAAGCTCGCCGAACTGGCCGCCCGCACCGCGGACGGGCCGGGGGTGTTCGTCTCGGCCTCTGCGGTCGGCTTCTACGGGCCCGACCGCGGCGACGAGGTGCTGACCGAAGACAGCGAGCGCGGCGCGGGCTTCCTCGCCGACGTCGTCGAAGAGTGGGAGACGGCCGCCGAACCCGCGGCCGCGGCGGGGATCCGCCAGGTCCGGGTGCGCACCGGGCTGGTGCTCAGCCCGCGCGGAGGCGTGCTCCGGGTGCAGCGCCCGCTGTTCGCCGCCGGCCTGGGCGGGCCCCTGGGCAGCGGCACGCAGTGGATGCCGTGGATCGGCCTCGACGACCTGGCCGACATCTACCTGCGGGCGGTCACGGACCGGGCCCTGTCCGGAGTGGTGAACGCCGTCGCCCCCGAACCGGTGCGCAACAACGAGTACACGCGAACCCTCGCCCAGGTGCTGCGCCGCCCGGCGGTGCTGACCGTGCCGCCCATCGGCCCGCGGCTGCTGCTCGGCCGGGCCGGGGCCCGTGAGCTGGCGTTCGCCGACCAGCGAGTGTTGCCGGGGCGCCTGCTCGGTGCCGGGCACGAGTTCCGCCACTCCCGGTTGCGTGACGTGCTCGCCCACCTGCTGGGCGCGACGACCGGCGCGGACGCGAAACCGGTTGTGGAAGCACGGAAATGA